A window of the Cytophagaceae bacterium genome harbors these coding sequences:
- a CDS encoding proline--tRNA ligase produces MSKGLPKRSENYSEWYNELVKKADLAENSAVRGCMVIKPYGYSIWEKMQRALDDMFKETGHSNAYFPLFIPKSFLSKEANHVEGFAKECAVVTHYRLKNDPNGKGVIVDPEAKLEEELIVRPTSETVIWSTYKSWIQSYRDLPLLINQWANVVRWEMRTRIFLRTAEFLWQEGHTAHATRKEAEEETSQMLNIYAKFAEEWMAVPVIKGSKTASERFAGAEDTLCIEAMMQDGKALQAGTSHFLGQNFAKAFDVKFQDKSGNLEYVWGTSWGVSTRLMGALIMAHSDDLGLVLPPKLAPIQVVIVPIYKGEEQLEQIAEKVKPILKNLKAKGISVKFDDDDQARPGWKFAEYELKGVPVRMAIGMRDLENNVVEIARRDTLTKESVSLDGVEEYISELLEKIQCNIYDKAFDFRKNNTHEVNSWEEFLVKIEEGGFLMAHWDETSETEEKIKELTKATIRCIPFDSKDEEGKCVYSGKPSNKRVIFARSY; encoded by the coding sequence ATGTCAAAAGGTCTTCCAAAACGCAGTGAAAATTATTCCGAATGGTATAATGAGTTAGTAAAAAAAGCAGATTTGGCCGAGAATTCAGCCGTAAGAGGGTGTATGGTAATTAAACCCTATGGTTATTCCATTTGGGAAAAAATGCAAAGGGCATTAGACGATATGTTTAAAGAAACCGGACATAGCAACGCTTATTTTCCGCTTTTTATTCCAAAATCATTTTTGTCAAAAGAAGCTAACCATGTCGAAGGTTTTGCTAAAGAATGTGCTGTGGTTACTCACTATCGCTTAAAAAATGACCCAAATGGCAAAGGAGTTATTGTTGACCCCGAAGCCAAGCTTGAAGAAGAACTGATTGTAAGGCCGACTTCCGAAACTGTAATCTGGAGTACTTATAAAAGCTGGATTCAATCTTACCGCGACTTACCACTTTTGATAAACCAGTGGGCCAATGTGGTAAGATGGGAAATGAGAACCAGGATTTTTCTTCGGACTGCAGAATTTTTGTGGCAAGAAGGGCATACAGCTCATGCCACAAGAAAGGAAGCGGAGGAAGAGACCTCTCAAATGCTAAATATTTATGCAAAATTTGCGGAGGAATGGATGGCAGTACCTGTAATTAAAGGTAGCAAGACAGCCAGTGAGCGTTTTGCAGGTGCAGAAGACACCCTTTGTATTGAAGCCATGATGCAGGATGGTAAAGCCTTACAAGCCGGTACTTCTCATTTTTTAGGTCAAAATTTTGCAAAAGCCTTTGATGTTAAATTTCAGGATAAATCAGGAAATCTGGAGTATGTTTGGGGTACTTCATGGGGAGTAAGTACACGGTTAATGGGTGCTTTGATTATGGCACATTCTGATGACCTTGGGCTGGTATTGCCTCCAAAATTAGCTCCAATTCAGGTTGTAATCGTGCCTATTTATAAAGGAGAAGAGCAGCTTGAGCAGATTGCAGAGAAAGTAAAACCTATTTTGAAAAATCTTAAAGCCAAAGGCATAAGTGTAAAATTTGACGATGACGATCAGGCAAGGCCGGGTTGGAAGTTTGCCGAATACGAACTCAAAGGCGTGCCTGTGCGGATGGCGATAGGCATGAGAGATCTTGAAAATAATGTTGTGGAGATTGCCCGTAGAGATACATTGACCAAAGAGTCGGTTTCACTTGATGGCGTGGAAGAATACATTTCGGAGCTTTTAGAGAAAATCCAATGTAACATTTATGACAAAGCATTCGATTTTAGAAAAAACAACACCCATGAAGTGAATTCCTGGGAAGAGTTTCTTGTTAAAATCGAGGAAGGTGGATTCTTGATGGCTCATTGGGATGAGACTTCTGAAACCGAAGAGAAAATTAAAGAACTGACTAAAGCTACTATCAGATGTATTCCATTTGACAGTAAAGATGAAGAGGGTAAATGTGTTTATTCAGGAAAACCTTCCAATAAAAGGGTAATTTTTGCGAGATCATATTAA
- a CDS encoding DoxX family protein produces the protein MKIIANFSRILVGLEFIFSGFVKVVDPYGTGLKLEEYFEVFAGDIPAMASFFEFFASHSLVLSLLFCALELILGVALVFSFRMKMTAWMVLGLMGFFTFLTFYSAYFNKVTDCGCFGDFLKFKPWHSFLKDVISMVFIMIIFLYRNKYKKSELGTPMVLISTILTFGIGIYGIRYLPLVDFLPYASGKSIPKQMEQPKIKPELSYVFLDKSTGKEIDSKEYLPDTIKYKYVSSEVLNESEIKPKITDYALADTAGNDFTQQSFEGNKLLITIKYTEGLEGIDFGKIKSLVNKVSKRKVEPMILHSLARQDIENIISKNNLNYGYYTCDEKVLKTMARNNPCIILLKNGTVVDKWSYNNLPDADKITELLNQK, from the coding sequence ATGAAAATCATAGCAAATTTTTCTAGAATTCTTGTGGGTTTAGAGTTCATTTTCTCTGGTTTTGTGAAAGTGGTTGACCCTTATGGCACAGGTTTAAAACTAGAAGAGTACTTTGAAGTTTTTGCGGGTGATATCCCTGCAATGGCTTCTTTTTTTGAATTTTTTGCAAGTCATTCTCTTGTTTTATCGCTTCTTTTCTGTGCTTTGGAATTGATACTTGGGGTAGCATTAGTATTTAGCTTTAGGATGAAAATGACCGCCTGGATGGTTTTAGGTTTGATGGGTTTCTTTACATTTTTGACTTTCTATTCGGCATATTTCAATAAAGTGACAGATTGCGGGTGTTTTGGTGATTTCCTTAAATTTAAACCTTGGCATTCATTTCTTAAAGATGTAATCAGTATGGTATTTATAATGATAATATTTTTATATCGTAATAAATACAAAAAATCTGAACTTGGAACCCCAATGGTACTCATTAGTACAATATTGACTTTTGGGATTGGAATATATGGAATAAGATATCTTCCTTTGGTTGATTTCTTACCTTATGCATCAGGAAAAAGTATTCCAAAACAAATGGAACAACCCAAAATTAAACCAGAATTGAGCTATGTTTTTCTTGATAAATCTACCGGAAAAGAAATTGACTCAAAAGAGTATTTACCTGATACCATAAAATATAAATATGTAAGTTCTGAAGTTTTGAATGAAAGTGAAATCAAACCGAAAATTACAGATTATGCTTTAGCTGATACCGCAGGAAATGATTTTACTCAGCAATCATTTGAAGGAAATAAACTTTTAATTACTATCAAATATACAGAGGGGCTGGAAGGAATTGATTTTGGAAAAATTAAAAGTCTGGTAAATAAAGTTTCTAAAAGGAAAGTCGAACCGATGATTTTACATTCTTTGGCCCGACAGGATATTGAAAATATAATTTCCAAAAATAACCTCAATTATGGCTATTATACTTGCGATGAAAAAGTTTTGAAAACCATGGCAAGAAATAATCCATGTATTATTTTACTCAAAAACGGCACTGTTGTTGACAAATGGAGTTATAATAATCTTCCGGATGCCGATAAAATTACTGAATTGTTAAACCAAAAATGA
- a CDS encoding peptidylprolyl isomerase, with protein sequence MVKTGDTVSLHYKGTLNDGTIFDSSEGREPLEFEVGSGMVISGFDNGVLGMAIGEKKSIHLSVEESYGPVNEQAIFKFDRADIPAEIPLAVGETLNMHDGQRPIPVIIREVQDTHVMLDANHPLAGQELNFDLELVSISPAGEIIVDYEDVK encoded by the coding sequence ATGGTAAAAACCGGAGATACAGTGAGCCTTCACTACAAAGGCACTTTAAATGACGGTACCATATTTGATTCTTCAGAAGGACGCGAGCCACTTGAGTTTGAAGTAGGAAGTGGCATGGTGATTTCCGGATTTGATAATGGCGTACTTGGCATGGCAATAGGAGAGAAGAAGTCTATTCACCTTTCGGTGGAAGAATCTTATGGTCCTGTAAATGAGCAGGCCATCTTTAAATTTGACAGAGCCGATATTCCTGCAGAGATTCCTTTGGCTGTTGGTGAAACTCTCAATATGCATGATGGTCAGCGACCAATACCTGTGATTATCAGAGAGGTACAAGACACTCATGTAATGCTTGATGCCAACCATCCTTTAGCCGGTCAGGAGCTTAATTTTGATTTAGAATTAGTTTCTATTTCTCCCGCAGGAGAAATCATCGTAGATTACGAAGATGTAAAATAA
- the metF gene encoding methylenetetrahydrofolate reductase [NAD(P)H] produces the protein MAKVLEHLAKANEKPIFSIEIIPPAKGGKIDELLSDIEPMMELKPPFIDVTYHREEYISVPNADGFLQEIKTRKRPGTVGLCSAIMHKFDVDAVPHVLCGGTTKEDTEDLLIDLNYLGIQNVMALRGDHAKPFDSFKPFKDGHAYANELIGQIKDMNSGKYLHEESEYLSKSDFCIGAAAYPEKHFEAENAEKDFQNLKNKVDAGAEYLVTQMFFDNQKYFDFVKKCRENGIKVPIIPGLKILSTKKQLDILPKIFFLEMPEILRKEVSEAKDDKTARQIGIEWTINQCKELIQFGVPALHFYTMSKSTTTMAVAKAVF, from the coding sequence ATGGCAAAAGTGTTGGAACATCTGGCAAAAGCAAATGAAAAGCCCATTTTTTCAATCGAGATAATACCACCTGCCAAAGGTGGAAAAATCGATGAATTATTGTCAGATATTGAGCCTATGATGGAGCTCAAGCCGCCTTTCATTGATGTAACTTATCATCGGGAGGAATATATTTCTGTACCCAACGCAGATGGATTCCTTCAGGAAATCAAAACACGGAAAAGACCCGGCACGGTAGGGCTATGTTCGGCCATCATGCATAAATTTGACGTTGATGCGGTACCTCATGTATTATGTGGGGGTACCACTAAGGAAGACACAGAAGATCTTCTGATTGACCTAAACTATTTGGGTATTCAGAATGTAATGGCACTTAGGGGCGACCACGCCAAGCCATTTGACTCTTTTAAACCTTTCAAAGATGGTCATGCTTACGCCAATGAACTGATCGGCCAAATAAAAGACATGAACTCTGGAAAATATCTGCACGAAGAATCAGAATATTTATCAAAAAGCGATTTCTGTATTGGAGCTGCTGCATATCCGGAAAAACATTTTGAAGCCGAAAATGCTGAAAAAGATTTCCAGAATCTAAAAAATAAGGTGGATGCCGGAGCGGAATATCTGGTTACTCAGATGTTTTTTGATAATCAGAAATATTTTGATTTTGTAAAAAAATGCAGGGAGAATGGAATAAAAGTCCCAATTATTCCCGGTTTGAAAATATTATCTACAAAAAAACAACTGGATATTTTACCAAAAATATTCTTTCTGGAAATGCCTGAAATACTCCGTAAAGAGGTTTCAGAAGCAAAAGACGATAAAACAGCTAGGCAGATTGGAATAGAATGGACAATCAATCAGTGCAAAGAATTGATTCAATTTGGGGTCCCTGCTTTGCATTTTTATACCATGAGTAAATCAACTACTACCATGGCTGTGGCTAAGGCGGTGTTTTAA
- a CDS encoding type II toxin-antitoxin system HicA family toxin codes for MNLSPKYLIEILKLNGFVFKRAKGSHQVYHNSVNNKTAIVPVHGNKDLKKGTFLAILKQAGISI; via the coding sequence ATGAACCTTTCTCCAAAATACTTGATAGAAATCCTGAAGTTAAATGGATTCGTATTTAAAAGGGCAAAAGGGTCACATCAGGTATATCACAATTCAGTTAACAATAAAACTGCAATAGTTCCAGTTCATGGCAACAAAGACTTAAAAAAGGGAACATTTCTAGCAATTCTTAAACAAGCTGGTATTTCTATTTAG
- a CDS encoding shikimate kinase — MTTNIFMLGMPSSGKSTLGRQLAKELNYDFIDLDKKIEVSEGKKITEIFNLNGEEYFRKIETDQLKKIEPDSKLVIATGGGTPCFHDNMEIIKSNGISVFLDVKPFKLEERMRNSKKNNRPLFSLESDSLADTLLKTYEDRIDFYKKADIVIEGDTDANTILWILDAHFSKVAK; from the coding sequence ATGACTACAAATATTTTTATGCTTGGGATGCCCTCTTCGGGGAAAAGTACTTTAGGACGTCAATTAGCCAAAGAATTAAATTACGACTTTATAGATTTAGATAAAAAAATTGAAGTTTCGGAAGGAAAAAAGATTACTGAAATTTTTAACCTCAACGGTGAAGAATATTTCAGGAAAATCGAAACAGATCAATTGAAAAAAATCGAGCCTGATTCTAAACTGGTTATTGCTACCGGAGGAGGAACGCCATGTTTTCATGATAATATGGAAATTATAAAATCAAACGGAATAAGTGTTTTTCTTGATGTGAAACCTTTCAAACTTGAGGAAAGGATGCGAAATTCAAAGAAAAACAACAGGCCACTTTTTAGTCTGGAAAGCGATTCTTTGGCCGACACACTTTTGAAAACCTATGAGGATAGAATAGATTTTTACAAAAAAGCCGATATTGTGATAGAAGGAGATACCGATGCCAATACTATTCTATGGATTTTGGATGCTCATTTTTCAAAAGTAGCAAAATAA
- a CDS encoding T9SS type A sorting domain-containing protein, with amino-acid sequence MRNLIIFLVTIFSFLDVFSQAGPLLPAPPASLTGSQISLQNKIKLNWLAPGGTFNGYKIYYQYGANPIKTAKIGKVISDTLENLFYNETYKVFLKSYKLGSTPGDTLYSPSTDTLNINVVGLIAPKVKPESAQNSPTSILFVLEDTNPFETGLQVEVTETGTSNVKTESYPPGTNEIKSVIGLKPKTLYSFRARAVYNSQFGPWSELVYSKTLVDNPPAATLSYDKNCPDIVHINWSIKNRPEDVELIILHKSNDNLNFKEINRFPPNISEYYDSDVNPGVTVFYRIVTYNSTNTTPSLSISVTPKTYVNPKPVLGLISDSKAKSNTFLTFRWTNQQEDIECRTDKVSEVIVMYKKAGDPTYSEAGRFPPLTSSIKISGLNPRTAYNVGVIILSDKGLFSNMVTTVDTTFGPPFPPVNLAIVSTVNALGTPNNGLNWKYNYFDHDYVKIERSTGTGPFIEIAKIKSSYNYFVDMNIEEGVMYSYRVTAGNFIYGDGLPSEVNGPRIFQYTKTPNAPVGLVAKVTGSKVGLTWIDDSIREENQILEKSGDNGTSFTIVATLARNITSYSDENVLSGKNYLYRIKAVNSVGESPYSKTTEAKIPTSGLINNNTIGITVFPNPTVNDIKIEYSKNLIGENISVKVYDKMNRIVQTQTFKGNTSTVHEFSFSKLLPGLYNVVISTDGGTISKKVVKF; translated from the coding sequence ATGAGAAACCTAATAATATTTTTAGTTACTATTTTCAGCTTTCTTGATGTATTCTCGCAAGCAGGCCCTTTATTACCTGCTCCTCCAGCTAGTTTAACAGGAAGCCAAATATCGCTTCAGAATAAAATAAAATTGAACTGGCTGGCCCCAGGTGGAACTTTTAATGGATATAAGATTTATTATCAATATGGTGCCAATCCTATAAAAACTGCCAAAATAGGAAAGGTCATATCTGATACATTAGAAAATTTATTTTATAATGAAACTTATAAAGTATTCCTTAAAAGTTACAAATTGGGCTCCACCCCTGGAGATACGCTTTATTCTCCTTCAACTGATACACTCAATATCAATGTAGTTGGATTAATTGCCCCAAAAGTAAAACCTGAATCTGCCCAGAACTCACCTACTTCTATTCTCTTCGTACTTGAAGACACCAATCCATTTGAGACTGGACTTCAAGTTGAAGTGACTGAAACTGGTACAAGCAATGTTAAAACAGAATCTTACCCTCCAGGAACTAATGAAATAAAATCCGTAATTGGGCTTAAGCCAAAAACATTATACTCATTTAGAGCAAGAGCTGTCTATAATTCTCAGTTTGGCCCCTGGTCGGAACTAGTTTACAGCAAAACTTTGGTTGACAACCCACCAGCTGCAACTTTATCATATGATAAAAATTGTCCTGATATTGTTCATATCAATTGGTCTATTAAAAACAGGCCGGAAGATGTTGAATTGATAATTCTCCATAAATCAAATGATAATTTGAATTTCAAAGAAATAAACAGGTTTCCGCCTAATATCTCTGAATATTATGATTCTGATGTAAATCCGGGAGTAACTGTATTTTATAGAATAGTAACTTATAATTCTACAAATACTACACCATCACTATCCATTTCTGTTACCCCAAAAACTTATGTAAATCCTAAGCCTGTTTTGGGACTGATTTCTGATTCTAAAGCTAAAAGCAATACATTTTTAACTTTCCGTTGGACAAACCAGCAGGAAGATATTGAGTGTCGAACCGATAAAGTAAGTGAAGTCATTGTAATGTATAAAAAAGCCGGTGATCCAACATATTCTGAGGCGGGTAGATTTCCACCTCTTACTAGTTCTATAAAGATTTCTGGTTTAAATCCGCGTACAGCATACAATGTTGGTGTAATTATTTTGAGTGACAAAGGCCTTTTCTCCAATATGGTCACAACCGTAGATACCACTTTTGGCCCTCCATTCCCTCCTGTTAATCTGGCAATTGTATCAACTGTAAATGCACTTGGAACCCCCAACAATGGTTTGAACTGGAAGTACAATTATTTTGACCATGATTATGTTAAAATAGAAAGGAGCACAGGTACCGGGCCTTTTATTGAAATAGCCAAAATCAAGTCGAGTTACAATTATTTCGTTGACATGAATATTGAGGAAGGTGTTATGTACAGCTATAGGGTAACTGCCGGAAACTTTATTTATGGAGATGGACTACCTTCAGAGGTCAATGGTCCCAGAATTTTTCAATACACCAAAACACCAAATGCACCAGTTGGTTTAGTTGCTAAAGTTACCGGCTCAAAAGTCGGACTTACTTGGATAGATGACTCAATAAGAGAAGAAAATCAAATTTTGGAAAAATCCGGAGATAATGGTACCTCATTTACAATAGTAGCAACTCTTGCACGAAATATCACTTCATATTCAGATGAAAACGTATTATCCGGCAAAAATTACCTTTACAGAATTAAGGCAGTAAATTCAGTAGGTGAATCTCCATATTCAAAAACCACTGAAGCAAAAATTCCTACCTCGGGATTAATTAATAATAATACCATAGGCATTACTGTTTTTCCTAACCCAACAGTAAATGATATCAAAATTGAATATTCAAAAAACCTTATTGGTGAAAACATCTCAGTAAAAGTTTATGATAAAATGAACAGAATTGTTCAAACTCAAACATTCAAAGGGAACACTTCAACTGTTCATGAATTTAGTTTCAGTAAACTACTTCCGGGGCTTTATAATGTGGTAATAAGTACTGATGGTGGCACAATTTCCAAAAAAGTGGTTAAATTCTAA
- the folP gene encoding dihydropteroate synthase, with product MKNTINIIGKLLNLEDPLIMGIINVTPDSFYKDSRYNPFQEDFLEKAGQMIANGAGILDIGGYSTRPGAEEVNINEEIKRVTKAIDIIHSNFPEIPISIDTFRSEVAREAIDAGASIVNDVSGGALDEKMFDFIISKNLPYILMHSRGNPQNMASMTTYGELYSEILSELFSKANQLRKSGVKDIIIDPGFGFAKNQQQNFQLLQHLEIFQNENYPVLIGISRKSMIYKLLNITAEETLNSTSALHMLALIKKTKILRVHDVKEAFQVKKLFKNLF from the coding sequence ATGAAAAATACGATAAATATAATCGGAAAACTTCTCAATCTCGAAGACCCGCTGATAATGGGGATCATAAATGTAACCCCAGATTCATTTTACAAAGATAGTAGATATAATCCTTTTCAGGAAGACTTTTTAGAAAAAGCTGGTCAAATGATTGCTAATGGTGCTGGTATTTTAGATATTGGAGGCTATTCTACCCGACCAGGTGCTGAGGAGGTAAATATTAATGAAGAGATAAAAAGAGTAACTAAAGCCATCGATATCATTCATTCTAATTTCCCGGAAATTCCGATTTCTATTGATACTTTCAGGTCTGAGGTTGCCAGAGAAGCAATTGATGCCGGAGCAAGTATTGTAAATGATGTTTCGGGAGGTGCCTTAGATGAAAAAATGTTTGATTTTATTATTTCTAAAAATTTACCTTATATCTTAATGCACTCAAGAGGAAATCCACAAAACATGGCCTCAATGACAACTTATGGCGAATTATACAGTGAAATTTTAAGTGAACTGTTTTCCAAGGCGAATCAATTAAGAAAATCAGGGGTAAAAGACATAATTATTGACCCTGGCTTTGGGTTTGCAAAAAACCAGCAGCAAAATTTCCAATTGTTGCAACATTTAGAGATTTTCCAAAATGAGAACTATCCGGTATTAATCGGAATATCAAGAAAATCAATGATATACAAGTTACTAAACATTACTGCGGAAGAAACATTAAATTCTACCTCGGCCTTACATATGTTAGCATTAATAAAAAAAACAAAGATTTTACGTGTACACGATGTAAAGGAGGCTTTTCAGGTAAAAAAACTATTTAAAAACCTATTTTAA
- a CDS encoding DUF1599 domain-containing protein — protein sequence MSNTEIEYSEIINQCFELFSKKNRDYGTSWKILRLPSITDQIFIKAQRIRTLQENGFSRVDEGQIPEFIGIINYCVMALILLSEKNDSDISGKLEKDYIAQIDEVKELLFDKNHDYGEAWRAMRVSSMTDIILMKLLRIKQIEDNNGVTVVSEGIKAGYQDIINYSVFCLIKLKESQIQQVHQQ from the coding sequence ATGTCTAACACAGAAATTGAATATTCTGAAATAATTAACCAGTGCTTTGAGCTTTTCTCTAAAAAAAATAGAGATTATGGTACCTCATGGAAAATCCTGAGATTACCTTCTATCACCGATCAGATTTTTATTAAAGCCCAAAGAATCAGAACCTTACAAGAAAATGGATTTTCGAGAGTAGATGAAGGACAGATTCCGGAGTTTATAGGAATCATCAATTATTGTGTAATGGCCCTGATTTTACTTTCAGAAAAAAATGACTCCGATATATCTGGTAAATTAGAAAAAGATTATATTGCACAAATTGATGAAGTTAAAGAATTACTCTTTGATAAAAATCATGATTATGGCGAAGCTTGGCGAGCTATGAGGGTAAGCTCTATGACGGATATTATTTTGATGAAGCTTTTACGAATTAAGCAAATCGAAGATAATAATGGTGTGACTGTTGTTTCAGAGGGTATTAAGGCTGGTTATCAGGATATTATAAATTATTCGGTTTTCTGTCTGATAAAATTAAAAGAATCACAAATACAACAAGTGCATCAACAATAA
- a CDS encoding T9SS type A sorting domain-containing protein, whose product MKHFFLVSLVALFSFGAIAQSFVAPNVVNLGTNNSPNSISVQILDTNTGEDTLEVAIEGGGNTPYVKYTVKIAGAFSNTVQTLPNLNPNTTYLIKARVLGPCSGIPSLLPGRCESPWSSDVYIKTQLGNPPKVNLTNSINCPTIVGLTWEVTERADEVSEFFVHRSYDGVNWESIKNLPPYTRDFYDLEMISGRSIRYRVISQNIIGKTAHSDFVTVNVSPFSNPKDPINVRSDQTNKSNHHLTITWENPVDDNYCRSDVRRTTIIRFKRKDQEGFIYKEVPPYYTSVQIDGLNEREPVEYIVFYISDRELKSNSPGGIDTTLGPPLPPKDLIIVSYKDALSNSINGISWKPGSSGSDYYVIETSTDSVNFSFLGKIKGSYLAIPHFPINEGQKYYYRAKAGNIFGESIYCPISYGIIFNYSEIPARPVGLIAKSGGGKVNLSWTDASDKEENFEIYRSDDGTTYSKTGTVGRNILNYSDVSVSSGKSYYYQVKAVNPLGSSDFSNFANVLVNSGSGLVKDPTINIFPNPTSNLVSIELPGELINEKVNIKVVDFNNHVLISKSTNSKITNISLSKLNAGMYSVIIESDNLNISKKIVKY is encoded by the coding sequence ATGAAACATTTTTTTCTAGTTTCTTTAGTCGCGTTATTCAGCTTTGGAGCAATTGCTCAAAGCTTTGTAGCCCCAAATGTGGTTAATCTCGGCACTAACAACTCCCCAAATTCTATTTCTGTTCAAATTTTGGACACTAATACAGGGGAAGATACTTTGGAAGTGGCAATTGAAGGAGGAGGTAATACTCCATATGTCAAATATACTGTAAAAATTGCAGGTGCCTTTTCAAATACGGTACAAACTTTACCAAACTTAAATCCAAACACTACTTACTTAATCAAAGCGAGAGTTTTAGGGCCATGTTCTGGTATACCATCACTTCTACCTGGCAGATGCGAAAGCCCATGGTCTTCAGATGTTTACATAAAAACACAGCTTGGAAACCCACCAAAAGTTAATTTAACAAATTCGATTAATTGTCCAACAATTGTTGGATTGACCTGGGAAGTTACAGAAAGAGCAGACGAGGTTTCAGAATTTTTTGTTCATAGATCATATGATGGAGTAAATTGGGAATCTATCAAAAACCTTCCTCCATATACCAGAGATTTTTATGATTTAGAAATGATTAGTGGAAGAAGTATCCGATACAGAGTAATAAGTCAAAACATAATTGGGAAAACTGCACATTCAGATTTCGTCACAGTAAATGTTTCGCCATTTAGTAATCCGAAAGACCCTATAAATGTAAGATCTGATCAAACAAATAAATCAAATCATCATTTAACCATCACATGGGAAAATCCTGTAGATGATAATTATTGTCGATCTGATGTCAGGAGAACAACAATTATTAGATTTAAAAGAAAAGATCAGGAAGGTTTTATTTATAAAGAAGTTCCTCCATATTATACTTCTGTTCAAATTGATGGTTTAAATGAAAGAGAACCCGTTGAGTATATTGTTTTTTATATAAGTGATCGCGAATTGAAATCAAATTCACCTGGTGGAATTGATACAACCCTTGGACCTCCGCTTCCTCCTAAAGATTTAATAATTGTATCATATAAAGACGCATTATCAAATTCTATTAATGGAATTAGTTGGAAACCTGGATCCTCAGGCTCAGATTACTATGTGATTGAAACAAGTACAGATAGTGTGAATTTTAGTTTTTTAGGAAAAATAAAAGGCAGTTATTTGGCGATTCCTCATTTCCCAATTAACGAAGGCCAAAAATACTATTATCGGGCTAAGGCCGGAAATATATTTGGTGAGTCAATTTATTGTCCTATTTCTTATGGAATTATCTTTAATTATTCCGAGATTCCTGCCCGTCCGGTAGGCTTGATTGCCAAATCTGGTGGGGGAAAAGTAAACCTATCATGGACTGATGCTTCTGATAAAGAAGAAAATTTCGAAATTTACAGATCTGATGATGGTACTACTTATTCAAAAACAGGAACTGTTGGCCGAAATATTCTTAATTATTCTGATGTATCAGTTTCGTCAGGGAAGTCCTATTATTATCAGGTAAAAGCTGTTAATCCTTTAGGAAGTTCTGATTTTTCAAATTTTGCAAACGTATTAGTTAATTCAGGTTCTGGATTGGTAAAAGACCCTACTATCAATATTTTTCCTAATCCAACCTCAAACTTGGTTTCTATTGAACTTCCTGGTGAATTAATTAATGAAAAAGTAAATATTAAAGTGGTTGATTTCAATAATCATGTTCTGATTTCAAAATCAACTAACTCTAAAATTACAAATATTTCTTTGTCAAAATTAAACGCTGGTATGTACAGTGTAATAATTGAATCTGACAATTTGAATATTTCTAAGAAAATTGTAAAATATTAA
- a CDS encoding type II toxin-antitoxin system HicB family antitoxin produces MNYNFKILLQKAEEGGFTVIVPSLPGCITQGEDLDDAIIMAKEAIEVYIEELKDRGEMIPDDTNTFEYSLNLAVA; encoded by the coding sequence ATGAATTATAATTTTAAAATCCTTTTACAAAAAGCCGAAGAAGGAGGATTTACGGTTATTGTACCTTCATTGCCGGGATGCATTACTCAGGGTGAAGATCTTGATGATGCAATTATTATGGCTAAAGAGGCAATTGAAGTCTATATTGAAGAATTAAAAGACAGAGGTGAAATGATTCCTGATGATACCAACACATTTGAATATTCTTTGAATCTTGCAGTAGCATGA